GTGACCCCCGAGCGTTTAAAACGCCTCTGTAAAACCCTAGGTCTCAAAGGAGACGACATGATTTTGCCGGAATCTGGTAAGTTTATGCTAGATTTTCCGGCGGATTACGTTGGGATGTACACTCAATCATTTACAGAGTGCAACCTTAGGATTCCCATTTCATCATTCTTTCTTAGTGTTCTTGATTACTTCAAAGTCCATGTTTCGATTGTTTACCCTCTTGCCGTTAAAAAGATCTTGGCTTTTGAATATATGTGTAAAGCTTAAGGCGGTCAGCCTTCAGTTGACTTGTTTCGCTGTTTCTTTCAAACCGGGGACGCTGGGAATTGGGTTACTATTGCCAAGCGTCGCAAAAAGAAGGGTAGCGTTACTAATACTCCCATGTGTTTCGCTTCTTCCGTTCCTGATGTAAGGAATTGGAAGGATTCCTTCGTTTTCATCAAGAAATCTTTTTTCTTTCCGGATAAATATCCTAATGTTATTGACATCAAATGTGCCGCTGTTCCCAAGCAATATGGTGATCCTATCCCTGAGGATGCTAAAGATGATCCTCTCTTTAGTAGGATTTGTCGTCATCCTATAATTCCTTCAACTCTTCCAGATTCCCTTCTTTTTAAACTCGGCATGGCACCTTCTTGGGAAAAAGGCGAAGCTATCCCTGTGTACTTTTGTGGGGAACGGGGTAGGTGTTGTATGTCTTAGGTTTTATTTCTTGTTCATACTTGCTTGTGTCAAATTTTTTGTAACCTTGCTTTATTTTTTGCAGAGATGTCTTTGCTTAATGTTATCAAATCCTTTGGTGTGAAGCAAATGACTGAAGCTGTCCGTGCTAGTACTGTGGTTAAAGAGCTTGGCTCTCCCTCCTGTTCTGGTTTTATGGAGGTGGACAGAGTCGAGTGCTCCCAAGGTTCAATCCTGTGCTAAGGTGGAGTCAAGTGCCCCCAAGGTGCAACCCATTGCTAGGGTTGCTTCGGAACATGAACCTATTGATGTTGATGCTGAACCTGACGTATCTAAAAGCATTCCTGTTAGGGCCTCTAGGCGTCAAAAGGTTGCCAGGAAGATGAAAGAGGTTGTTTCTGGTTCCCCTTTGAAGAAGGCAAAGTTTGCTCTCCATGATGAAGATACTGATGATGAAGCTCAGATTGAAGGTCCTGGTGACAACGTTATCTGGGTAAGCTTCGTATTTGttaacttgttttttttttttttttgttgcttgAACAAATTTATGTGTCCTTGTAGGTGATACTCCTGCCATCCCTTCTTTCGAAGCTTGTTTTGATGTGTTCGATGAGATGATTCCTTCTGAATTCGAGGATGCCTTTGTGGATACCTCTAAGCTCATTGATGTTTGCACCGCCCATAACTATCGTTCTGCTATTTATAATCATCTTGTCCTTTCTCGTTTGAAGCAGAAGTCTGGCGATGTTATATGTTTGGAGAAAGAGGTGGAAGAGCTTAGGGATGTCAATGCATCTTCCAAGGAGTCTATAAGGAAGTTACAGGAACAATTGTTGTTGAACACATCTTGGGAGGAGGAGGTGAAATTAGCCAAGAGTGAGATTCTGAGTATGCAGGAGAAGCAGAAGCTGGATGAGAAGAAGATAGCTAACTTGGAAGAGGAGAATGAGGTTCTTCGGCAGGAAACGAAGTTGTTGGCAAATCAGAAGGCGAGGTTGAAGACAGACTATTCTGCTGTTATTACTCAGGTTATTCCACATGTTTGCAAGTAGGCTATCCGCAGCAAGGAGTTGAGCGAGTTGGTTGGTGAGGTTGTTCTTGCTAGCAAGCTTGAAGAGAGGTGTAAATTGTTGACTGAGTTGTCCCAGCAAGGCAAGCTCGAACTTAGCAGCTATCCAGAGTATACGGATCAAGCTACGGCCCTTGTTGATGCTGCGTGTGCTCGCTATACCGATGCTGATCTTAATTATGTCgcctctgttgctgctcactccgaTGCTAAGCCTGTGGAGCTTCTTGCTTTGGTAGCGGAACAATGATCTTGGCAGTCTATTTATGACCTTCTTTTGATGTGATGATATGTACTCTAATTATTTTGTGTTAACGTACTTTTACCAGGCCTGCGTGCCTGTTGATTTGGGGCTATGTTGCCCATGAACAATTTTTGTGTGGTGTTAGATTATCGTACCTGTTTATTATTCATGCATAAGTACTTGCCTATTTGTGGATTACTTTGCTATAGCTTGGGTACACCTCTTGGGTAACCTTATTGCTAGAGTTTAACAAATATTCTTTTTGAGAATATTTTACAATAGCTTCAGTGTACCTCTTGGGatacctcttgcttattgctaagTTTTTATAAGTATTCCTGTTGGGAATATtttttgcaatagcttcggtatacctcttgggatacctcttgcttattgctaagcttttataagtattcctcttgggaatgttttgcaatagcttcggtatacctcttgggatacctcttgcttattgctaagtttatataagtattcctcttgggaatattttgcaatagcttcggtatacctcttgggatacctcttgcttattgctaagtttatataagtattcctcttgggaatattttgcaatagcttcggtatacctcttgggatacctcttgcttattgctaagtttatataagtattcctcttgggaattttttgcaatagcttcggtatacctcttgggatacctcttgcttattgctaagtttatataagtattcctcttgggaatattttgcaatagcttcggtatacctcttgggatacctcttgcttattgctaagtttatataagtattcctcttgggaatgttTTGCTTAATGAGTATTACAACATTCACGCTTGATGTTTCCAAAAGATAGTAggatttcattcaaatttcttgtgGTGGGAAGCGTATAAGTTTCGACTGCCCATTACAAGTTTTCCTACTTACATGCGACTAGAAATCTAAAAGTAAAACTTTCGAAGGTTTACCCCGTTCCAGGTTCTGGGGATCTGTTTTCCTTCCGTGGTTTCAAGCTTGTATGAACCGTTCCCAAAAGCTTCAGAGATTACGTACGGGCCTTCCCAAGTCGGACCCATATTTCCTTCATATTCCACTTTACTAGTGCTGTTGAGCCTTAGGACATAGTCTCCGACCTTGTAAACTGACAGTTTGACTCGCTTGTTGTAATACTTTTCGATTGCTTTCTTGTATGCTACTTCTCGAATTAACGCAGCCTCCCTCCTTTCCTCCATAAGGTCAAGGTTGAGACGGAGATTTTCCTCATTTGCTTCGAGGTTTGCGGTCCTATTGGTTAGTACCTGTATCTCCGCTGGTAATACTGCCTCAGTTCCATAAACCAAACTATAGGGGGTTTCTCCATTACTCCTCTTGGGAGTGGTTCGGTGGGCCCATAGAACTAGGGGGAGTTCTTTCATCCATCCCTGATCGCATTTACCCAATCGTTTCTCAAGACCTTTTAAGATGTCCCTGTTGGTTATTTCGACCTGTCCATTCCCTTGTGGGTGGTAAACGGAGGTAAAAGTTTGTTTTACCTGTAGCTTCTAACAGAACCCTGGGAATATACCCTCAGCGAATTGTTTCCCATTATCCGAGACGATTTCTTGGGGTATTCCAAACCGACATACAATGTGCTCCCAAACGAACTTTTCTATGTGCTTCCCTGTGGTGGTGCTTAGCGGTTTTGCTTCCGTCCACTTTGTGAAGTAGTCTATTGCGACCACCAACCACTTGTAACCTCCCGGTGCTTCGGTTAGCGGACCTACTAGGTCTATGCCCCACTTAGAGAAAGGCCATGCTGATAACACTGGTATCATTTCTTATTTTGGCTGTTTCTGAACTTTAGCATGGATCTGGCATGGCTCACAGGTTCGTAAGAGCGTGACTGTATCTTTGTGCATGGTTGGCCAGTAATACCCCATCCTTAGTATCTTTACCACTATTGACCTTGGTCCGGCATGGAGTCCACAGATGCCTTCGTGCATTTCCCTGATGATTATCGAAGCTTGGTTCGGCCCAACACAGCGAAGCCACGGGGTGAGGAAATATTTTCGGTATAAAGCTCCGTTCATTATCTTGTATGATGGTGCCTTGATCCGGATCTTTCTTGCCTCTTTTTTGTCTTCCGGTAATATTCTGAGCTCCAAATATTCCCTTAGTGGCTTCATCCACGTGTTTTCTTCTTCGATGATTAGGTTGTGGACTTCTTGAGCTTCGATGGATCTTTATTCTAGCACTTCAACCAACACTTCCTTTGCCAGGTGTGCGAAGGTGATGGAGGCTAACTTGCTCAGAGCATCTGCTTTTTTGTTTTGACTTCTCCTCACGTATTCTATTGTGAAGCTTCTGAAGCTTTCTACAAGTTCTCTGACCTTCGACAGATAGAGTTGTATGATTGGCTGTCTTGCTTCGAAGATACCTAGGACTTGGTTTGCGACGAGTTGCGGGTCTACGAAGGCTTGCAAATGTTCAATTTTCATTTCCTTTGCTATTCTGAGCCCGGCGAGTAGAGCTTCGTATTCTGCTTCATTATTAGTTGTGCTGAACTCGAAACGAAGCACGTAAGTAAACACTTGTCCCTCTGGATTAATTAACATAAGTCCCGCCCCCGATCCATCAGAGCTAGAGGCTCCATCAGTGAACAATTTCCATTCCTTCATTTCAATAGTCGGAGTGATAATTTGTGCGAAGGTGGAGTAGTTTTCTTCATTTGTTTCTGTTGTTTCCGTCATGAAGTCTGCCAGCACTTGAGCTTTGATTGAATGGCGAGCTTGGAAGTCGATGTCGTGCTCCCCGAGCTCTATGGCCCATTTGGCCATCCTTCCCGACTTTTCTGGCCTCATAAGAACCTGTCTGATTTGCTTGTTAGTTAACACAATAATAGGGTGGGCTTGGAAATACCTCCGTAGTTTCCTCGCGGTGTGAACCAGAGTAAGTGTGAGCTTTTCGAGCTCTGGGTAGTTGACTTCTGCACCTTGTAGGACTCGGCTTATGAAATATATCGGGACCTGTACCCTTTCGCGTTCTGCCACTAACACCGCACTGATGCATTCCTTGGACGTGGCTAGATAGAAGTACAGTGTTTCTCCTATCTGAGGTGACGTCAGTGTTGGCAAATTAGCTATGTGTGCCTTCATATCAACGAAAGCCCTATCAGCTTCCTCGGTCCATGTTATTTTCTTCGCTCCCAAGCATCCCTTTAAAACTTTAAGGAAAGGCAATTGCCTCTCAGCCCCCTTGGACAGGAAACGACTTAACGACGCTAGCTTCCCGTTTAAACTCTGCATTTCTTTGACCCTGGTTGGGGTTTTGAGTTGTTGGAGCTTGTCTATTTTCTCTGGGTTTGCTATGATCCCTTTCTTGGTGATATAATACCCTAGGAACTTTCCTTCCTCTACCCCGAATGaacacttcttgggatttaacttcatGTTGACCGATCGAAGGGTGTTGAAGGTTTCTTGAATGTCCGTCAGCAAAGTGCTTTCTTCGGGACTCTTAATCACCATGTCATCGACATAAGCTTCCAGGTTTCTCCCTAGTTGCTTACAAAAAACTTTGTCCACCAGTCTTTGGTAGGTAGCTCCGGCGTTTTTCAATCCGAAGGGCATTTTCCTATAGCAATATATCCCCTTGCTTGTGAAGAACGATGTCTTCTCCTCATCTTCTTCGGCCATTTGAATCTGATGGTAGCCTTTGTAGGCGTTGAGGAAGCACTTGTACTTGTACCCAGTTAGGGATTCTACCTTCCAATCGATCTCCGGTAGGGGGTAGCAATCCTTGGGGCAAGCTTTGTTTATATTTGTGAAATCGACGCACATTCTCCACCCTCCGTCAGATTTCTTCACCATGACGGGGTTCGCAACCCAGGTGGGATATTTTTCTTCTCGGATAATACCAGCCTGGAGCAGTTCTTCAACTTCCTTGCAAGCAGCCTCATCTCTTTCATTGGCAAGGTTTCTTTTCTTTTGATGTATGGGCTCTAGGTGTTTATATTCGTTGAGCTTGTGTTCCGTAGAGAAGGTTGTCCCGTCGACACTGAGCACCCGAGGAATACCTGTCATATCTCTGTATTCCCAAGCGAAGATGTCGATGTTGGCCTGCAGTAGTTTACGAAGCTTCTTCTTCATTTCCGGGGGTAGTGAACCTCCAATAACTACTTGTTGCAGAGGGTTGACGGAGATCTTTTCTTCGTTCGACCCTTCTTCTCGGGTTTCAAGGATACATTCTCCTGGTCTTTCCTCTGTTTCCCTGATTGCCATGATAACCTTCTCTCGATCATAGGTGGAAGCTAGGGTACCAATTCCTTCGGGTGTGTAGAACTTCACTAGTTGATGTATGGTAGATGCAATTATCCCCATTTTCATCATGGCCACCCTTCCTAGCAGGATGTTGTGCTGCGAGACGGCTCTGACTACTACGAAATCTAATATTTCTGTTCTGGATAATGGCGGCTCTCCGATGGTGAAGTCGAGGTCAACTTCTCCGATTGGCCAACATCTTTCCCCAGAGAATCCGATTAGGGGTACCCTTGGTGGACTCAGGTGAGCTTTAATGGTGGGGCTAAGCTGGTcgaaacaatgctcatacataatgtcGCATGCACTACCACCATCCAGGTAAACTCGGTGTACCTCTCTTTCAAAGATTCGCCCGTTGATTGTGACGGGTTTGTCGGAGGGGGTGATGGTATCTAGGGCTGGGAAAGAGATCTCTTCCCAATCTATCACTCCATTCTTTCTCTCCCTTTTGTAAGTTCTTATCTCTTCCACTACGAAGCATTCTGCAACCGTTAGTATGGCATTGTTTGCATCTGGCTTCTTTTCTTCGGGTCTGGGTTCCTGCTTCGGCACCTTTGGGTTGCGTATGCCTTTCACCAAGTGTGTTAGTTTCCCGGACCTAACTGCTTCTTCTATGGCTTGCCTCAACTGTATGCAGTCGTCCGTTTCATGCCCGAAGTCATTATGAAAGTCACAAAATTTGCTTGTGTCCCTCATCTTTCCCTTGTTGTTTAGCTTCAGTGGAGCTTTGAAAGCTTGGGTTGCCTTCTCGGTAGCTAGGATTTCCTTGGGTGACTTCATCAGCGTTCCAAGGATACCAGAGGTGTTTTCCCTTCTATAGGGGGAGAACCTATTTTGCTCGTTCCTTCGCCCGAACTTTTCTTCACGGAGACTTGGTTTTTCTTTTAGTTTAAAACCTTGTGTTTCTTCGTAGACGAAGCTATTTGCAGTATCCTTTGCATCTAGCCAAACGTATGTCTAGTAACATTTCATAAGCGTCGGGAAGATCTCGGCTGAGATGTTCCACCAATGCTCGCATTCTGCAACCGTATAAGAGTCCCGAGATCCTTTGCGACTCGGGGAGTCAGGGAATCTGCTGGGTTTCGTCCGTAAACCGGACGAGAAAAGCCCTCGAAGCTTCTCCATCTTTCTGCTTGATGCTGTGGGTAGCGACGTGATTCTTCTTATGTTTCTTTTGCTGGCTAAATTTCAACCTGAAGAGTCGTTTCAGGTCCTCGAAGCTGGAGATAGAATCCTTCGCTAGAGAGTCGAACCAGACTCTCGCATCACTTTTGAGCACATACGAGAACGCGTGACAAGCCACAGCTGTATCCCACCGTGACATTCGAGCCGCTCCCTCGAAGATGTTTATAAAATCGTCAGGGTCGTCCTTCCCTTCGTAATACCCCAAGTGGGAAGGTATCTTCATCCCGATTGGTAGCGGGTGATTTTTTATCGAAGATACGAAGGGAGTTTTCTGGCTCTTCCAAGGTTGATCTAAGTATCCGCCAGCACTTCCGTTTACTTTGTGATGGAGGTTGTTTGCTGCGGGGGTCCCTCCGATATAAGCATTCTGGAAAGGTAAACTAACCCATGGGCTACCTCCGTTCCAAAATTGCGACCCAAGAGACAACGTAGCGTTTGGCTGAGTTACCAGGGGAATGATTCCCGGGGTTAGTAAGACAGTACCGGTGTTGGCTATATTCTGTGGAGCAACGGGAAAAGGGCTCCCGAAGGTATATTGCTGCATAATTGGTCCTCCTGGGTGGTTCAACGGGACACTGGTGATGGCCATTGAATGAGCTGGTTGTGAAGGTACCGGCTGAAGAGCAGCATTCGGAGGGACTGCCAGTTGTGAGGTCTGGGGTTGGCTGGAAAGAGGGAGGCTTCTGACTGGTCTAGCCTCCATTTCTATTTCCTCGTCGACGTCATCACTGTCATACGTCAGTATCCGCCGGCTGTGCAGCTGTCCCTCTTCTCGCAACTTCTTGATAACGGCGCGCATGTTATCGTAGTTGTTGAGTATGAAGGTTTTGTCAATTAGCGGCGGTGGTTCAGAGTCACTCCGATTTGTAGTTGGCATAACTGGAGTGATAGGTGTTCGCGTTCCGGTTTCAGGTTGATCTACCTCAGATGGTAGAGAGAAACCGGGCGGTGGATGATCAGATTCCGCCATGATCTTGTGTTTTTCAAACAAAGTAAGTATTGAAGtggggtcccacggatggcgccaattgtttgtacaattcttggcaaACCTTGTTAGTGGAACAAGGGTATTGAGACCTGATCACTAAATGGATGATATGATGATGGATGTatgcttgttggcgattccccgaaggtagtgtGAAGGTATTGCTctttacgccaccaagatacgaaGGTAACTCATTGAGAGTGTTTGTGTATGAGTGATTATGACTTGAGTGTGAATTCCTTGTCCAGGGATCATGTCCTCTTTATATAGAGTTAGGTGGTAGCCTTGTTACCAGTTTTCTAGGCGGATTCAGTCTTCGAGGCAATCTCTGATGAGACAAAGGGGACTTTCCCTTTGGCTGGCTATGATCCCTGCTGCTCCAAGAAAGCTAACCTGCAGcattcctcttttgtcatttggCTGTTAGTGGTAACGAGCCTGGTCAACCCGTTAACTTCTCTCTTTCAGTCTAGGTGATCTCGTGACTTTAGGAGAGGTCCTTGTCCATTGGTATCCGTGATCCCTTCGTCGATACGTTCCTTCGTTATTATTTCTTCGTATCACTGAAGCGGATTTGCACCAACTCTGAATATTGGGATTCTTGTTTGGTGGCACTCTTCTTCTGTCCTTTGAGCGCCATTATTTGATTTCAAGGGTATCCCGCCCTATGATTTGTATTCGACATATGTATTATTGTGATCCATCCTTACGTCATCTATCATTGTTAGGCGTGATACCTTTGT
This genomic window from Rutidosis leptorrhynchoides isolate AG116_Rl617_1_P2 chromosome 2, CSIRO_AGI_Rlap_v1, whole genome shotgun sequence contains:
- the LOC139889768 gene encoding uncharacterized protein, which produces MKPLREYLELRILPEDKKEARKIRIKAPSYKIMNGALYRKYFLTPWLRCVGPNQASIIIREMHEGICGLHAGPRSIVVKILRMGYYWPTMHKDTVTLLRTCEPCQIHAKVQKQPK
- the LOC139889769 gene encoding uncharacterized protein codes for the protein MKSPKEILATEKATQAFKAPLKLNNKGKMRDTSKFCDFHNDFGHETDDCIQLRQAIEEAVRSGKLTHLVKGIRNPKVPKQEPRPEEKKPDANNAILTVAECFVVEEIRTYKRERKNGVIDWEEISFPALDTITPSDKPVTINGRIFEREVHRVYLDGGSACDIMYEHCFDQLSPTIKAHLSPPRVPLIGFSGERCWPIGEVDLDFTIGEPPLSRTEILDFVVVRAVSQHNILLGRVAMMKMGIIASTIHQLVKFYTPEGIGTLASTYDREKVIMAIRETEERPGECILETREEGSNEEKISVNPLQQVVIGGSLPPEMKKKLRKLLQANIDIFAWEYRDMTGIPRVLSVDGTTFSTEHKLNEYKHLEPIHQKKRNLANERDEAACKEVEELLQAGIIREEKYPTWVANPVMVKKSDGGWRMCVDFTNINKACPKDCYPLPEIDWKVESLTGYKYKCFLNAYKGYHQIQMAEEDEEKTSFFTSKGIYCYRKMPFGLKNAGATYQRLVDKVFCKQLGRNLEAYVDDMVIKSPEESTLLTDIQETFNTLRSVNMKLNPKKCSFGVEEGKFLGYYITKKGIIANPEKIDKLQQLKTPTRVKEMQSLNGKLASLSRFLSKGAERQLPFLKVLKGCLGAKKITWTEEADRAFVDMKAHIANLPTLTSPQIGETLYFYLATSKECISAVLVAERERVQVPIYFISRVLQGAEVNYPELEKLTLTLVHTARKLRRYFQAHPIIVLTNKQIRQVLMRPEKSGRMAKWAIELGEHDIDFQARHSIKAQVLADFMTETTETNEENYSTFAQIITPTIEMKEWKLFTDGASSSDGSGAGLMLINPEGQVFTYVLRFEFSTTNNEAEYEALLAGLRIAKEMKIEHLQAFVDPQLVANQVLGIFEARQPIIQLYLSKVRELVESFRSFTIEYVRRSQNKKADALSKLASITFAHLAKEVLVEVLE